A single region of the Aliidongia dinghuensis genome encodes:
- a CDS encoding protein-disulfide reductase DsbD family protein produces MISRFRPARLAALIAFFLSVLGLPLIGTARADDYASDWAHTDQGAARLVVAPGQDGALRLGLAFKLEPHWKIYWRSPGDAGLPPSVDWAGSENVQIGDFAWPVPERFELAGLETFGYEGEVVLPIAVTVPHPGEPVHFKAAVDFLTCRELCIPNDVALDVTVPAGLEGPGPYGDLIDRYQARVPGDGSAAGLTLETAAVGGAGKAARLDLTLRATPGLVQPDAIVEGASPVVFGRPTQAAGGLETHLVLPVLDGADVIAKLAGKPLTVTVIDRAAPAEAPRAATVTLAATPLAETGPALGGLALTLAIAVLGGFILNFMPCVLPVLAIKFLALINEAGQGRRRLRAGFLATAAGILASFLVMAAALAAAKSAGLSVGWGVQFQEPVFLAALAALVTLFACNLMGWFKIGLPWWLAGRLQAGGGSLAGSFLAGAFATLLATPCSAPFLGTAVGFALAGGPGDIFLVFTCLGIGLALPYLVVAAVPALARLLPRPGYWMLTLRRLLGLLLAGTAFWLVWVLGEQAGSAAAGVVALLGVAAAAALALRHRYPRLGRTSAALTAVLLLGMLVPPAVLGRGVEAAAPAAGWARFDPAAIAPAVAKGQVVFVDVTASWCLTCQVNERLVLDKPAVKAQLSSSGTVAMRADWTRPDPAIAAFLKRYGRYGIPFNVVYGPGAPDGLPLSEVLTTDAVEAALAKAKGAARS; encoded by the coding sequence ATGATTTCGAGGTTCCGGCCGGCGCGGCTCGCCGCACTCATCGCCTTTTTCCTGTCCGTGCTGGGCCTGCCCCTGATCGGCACGGCGCGGGCGGACGACTACGCGTCTGATTGGGCGCATACCGACCAGGGTGCTGCTCGGCTCGTGGTCGCTCCCGGCCAGGACGGGGCACTTCGCCTCGGCCTCGCCTTCAAGCTCGAGCCGCATTGGAAGATCTACTGGCGCTCGCCTGGCGATGCCGGCCTGCCGCCTTCGGTCGACTGGGCGGGCTCGGAGAATGTCCAGATCGGCGATTTCGCCTGGCCGGTGCCCGAACGGTTCGAGCTCGCCGGGCTCGAGACCTTCGGCTACGAGGGCGAGGTCGTGCTGCCGATCGCGGTGACCGTGCCGCATCCGGGCGAGCCGGTGCATTTCAAGGCCGCGGTCGATTTCCTCACCTGCCGCGAGCTGTGCATCCCGAATGACGTGGCGCTCGATGTCACCGTGCCGGCCGGGCTCGAGGGGCCGGGACCCTACGGCGATCTCATCGACCGCTACCAGGCCCGGGTGCCGGGCGACGGCAGTGCCGCGGGCCTGACGCTCGAGACGGCCGCGGTCGGCGGCGCCGGCAAGGCGGCGCGACTCGATCTGACGCTCCGGGCCACGCCGGGGCTGGTCCAGCCCGATGCGATCGTCGAGGGCGCGTCGCCCGTCGTGTTCGGGCGTCCGACCCAGGCGGCCGGCGGGCTCGAGACGCATCTGGTGCTGCCGGTGCTCGACGGCGCCGACGTGATTGCGAAGCTCGCGGGCAAGCCCTTGACCGTGACTGTGATCGACCGCGCAGCCCCGGCCGAGGCGCCGCGGGCCGCGACCGTCACGCTGGCCGCAACCCCCTTGGCCGAGACCGGTCCGGCGCTGGGCGGCCTTGCCCTCACGCTGGCGATTGCCGTGCTCGGCGGCTTCATCCTCAATTTCATGCCCTGCGTCCTGCCAGTGCTGGCGATCAAGTTCCTGGCGCTGATCAACGAGGCAGGGCAGGGCCGCCGGCGCCTGCGGGCGGGCTTCCTTGCGACGGCGGCCGGCATCCTCGCCTCGTTCCTGGTCATGGCGGCAGCACTCGCGGCGGCCAAGTCGGCCGGCCTGTCGGTCGGCTGGGGCGTGCAGTTCCAGGAACCGGTGTTCCTCGCGGCCCTGGCGGCACTCGTGACGCTGTTCGCCTGCAACCTCATGGGCTGGTTCAAGATTGGCCTGCCCTGGTGGCTCGCTGGCCGCCTGCAGGCCGGCGGCGGCTCTCTCGCCGGCAGCTTCCTCGCCGGCGCCTTCGCGACCCTGCTCGCCACCCCCTGCTCGGCGCCGTTCCTCGGCACAGCGGTGGGATTCGCACTCGCCGGCGGGCCCGGCGATATCTTCCTCGTCTTCACTTGCCTCGGCATCGGCTTGGCGCTGCCCTATCTCGTGGTCGCGGCCGTGCCGGCGCTCGCTCGCCTGCTGCCGCGGCCGGGCTATTGGATGCTGACCCTGCGCCGGCTGCTCGGGCTGCTGCTCGCCGGCACGGCGTTCTGGCTCGTGTGGGTGCTGGGCGAGCAGGCCGGCTCGGCCGCGGCCGGCGTGGTGGCACTGCTTGGCGTCGCCGCTGCCGCCGCTCTGGCGCTTCGGCATCGCTATCCGCGCCTCGGCCGTACCTCGGCGGCACTCACGGCCGTGCTGCTCCTCGGTATGCTGGTGCCGCCGGCGGTGCTTGGCCGGGGCGTCGAGGCGGCGGCTCCGGCTGCCGGCTGGGCCCGGTTCGATCCGGCCGCGATCGCGCCGGCCGTCGCCAAGGGACAGGTCGTGTTCGTCGACGTGACGGCGAGCTGGTGTCTCACCTGCCAGGTGAACGAGCGCCTAGTGCTCGACAAGCCGGCCGTGAAGGCGCAACTGAGCTCGAGCGGCACCGTCGCCATGCGTGCCGACTGGACCCGGCCCGACCCGGCGATCGCGGCCTTCCTCAAGCGCTACGGCCGCTACGGCATCCCGTTCAACGTCGTCTATGGCCCGGGGGCGCCGGACGGTCTGCCGCTCTCGGAGGTGCTGACGACTGACGCGGTCGAGGCAGCCCTCGCCAAGGCCAAGGGTGCCGCCCGTTCCTGA
- a CDS encoding peroxiredoxin, translating to MTIKVGEKIPSVKLKHMTVDGPKDVLSDELFAGKKAVLFALPGAFTPTCSAKHVPGFVHNFDALKTKGVDLIACLSVNDVFVMGAWGKDQKAEDKVLMLADGNADFTKAVGLNADYSGYGMGTRSQRYAMVLDDGVVQALNVEKPGAFEVSNAETILEAL from the coding sequence ATGACGATCAAGGTCGGTGAGAAGATTCCCTCGGTGAAGCTCAAGCACATGACCGTCGACGGGCCGAAGGATGTGCTGTCGGACGAGCTGTTCGCCGGCAAGAAGGCCGTGCTGTTCGCGCTGCCTGGCGCCTTCACGCCGACCTGCTCGGCCAAGCACGTGCCGGGCTTCGTGCACAATTTCGACGCGCTCAAGACCAAGGGCGTCGATCTCATCGCCTGCCTCTCGGTCAACGACGTTTTCGTCATGGGCGCCTGGGGCAAGGACCAGAAGGCCGAGGACAAGGTCCTGATGCTGGCCGACGGCAATGCCGACTTCACCAAGGCGGTCGGGCTCAATGCCGACTATTCCGGCTATGGCATGGGCACGCGCTCGCAGCGCTATGCCATGGTGCTGGACGACGGCGTGGTGCAGGCGCTCAACGTCGAGAAGCCGGGCGCCTTCGAAGTGTCGAACGCCGAGACGATCCTCGAGGCGCTTTGA
- the rnhA gene encoding ribonuclease HI: MDSDQERPTVDIFTDGACSGNPGPGGWGAILRYGTVEKELHGGEMPTTNNRMEMTAAIEALRALKRPALVRLHTDSQYLKDGITRFIHGWKRNGWKTADKKPVKNIDLWLALEEALKSHQMEWIWVKGHAGHPENERADALARQGVVEAREAAAKTVG; the protein is encoded by the coding sequence ATGGACTCTGATCAGGAACGGCCCACCGTCGACATCTTCACGGACGGTGCCTGCAGCGGCAATCCCGGCCCCGGCGGCTGGGGCGCCATCCTGCGCTACGGCACGGTCGAGAAGGAACTGCACGGCGGCGAGATGCCGACGACCAACAACCGCATGGAAATGACCGCGGCGATCGAGGCGCTCCGGGCGCTGAAGCGGCCGGCGCTGGTCCGGCTGCACACCGACAGCCAGTACCTCAAGGACGGCATCACGCGCTTCATCCACGGCTGGAAGCGCAACGGCTGGAAGACCGCCGACAAGAAGCCGGTCAAGAACATCGATCTGTGGCTGGCGCTCGAAGAGGCCTTGAAGAGCCATCAGATGGAATGGATCTGGGTCAAGGGCCACGCCGGCCATCCGGAAAACGAACGGGCCGACGCGCTCGCCCGCCAAGGCGTGGTCGAGGCCCGCGAGGCAGCGGCAAAGACGGTGGGCTGA
- a CDS encoding homoserine kinase, producing the protein MAVYTDVSDGELTRFVADYDLGAVLACKGIAEGVENSNYLIQTERASFILTLYEKRVKEADLPFFLGLMEHLAARGFSCPTPIKARDGGVLRRLCGRPAVLISFLEGLWPRTVEPFHCAGVGDALARFHLAGADFPMRRANDLSLPGWHRLVDATRARADEVAPGLARELATELAALEAAWPRDLPTGVCHADLFPDNVFFRDEAVSGVIDFYFACTEALAYDLAICLNAWCFDDEARFNPVKATALVQAYQARRPLSEAERRALPILARGSALRFLLTRLYDWLNQQPGALVRPKDPREYLQKLRFHRTVRHAEDYGL; encoded by the coding sequence ATGGCCGTTTACACCGATGTCTCCGACGGAGAACTGACCCGCTTCGTCGCCGACTACGATCTGGGCGCGGTGCTCGCCTGCAAGGGCATCGCCGAGGGTGTCGAGAACTCCAACTACCTGATCCAGACCGAACGGGCGAGCTTCATCCTGACGCTCTACGAGAAGCGGGTGAAGGAGGCGGATCTGCCGTTCTTCCTCGGCCTCATGGAGCATCTGGCCGCGCGCGGCTTTAGCTGCCCGACGCCGATCAAGGCGCGCGACGGCGGCGTGCTCCGGCGGCTGTGCGGCCGGCCGGCGGTGCTTATCAGCTTCCTCGAGGGGCTCTGGCCGCGCACGGTCGAGCCGTTCCATTGCGCGGGCGTCGGCGACGCGCTCGCCCGCTTCCACCTGGCCGGCGCCGATTTCCCGATGCGGCGCGCGAACGACCTGTCGCTGCCCGGCTGGCACCGGCTGGTCGACGCGACACGGGCTCGGGCGGACGAGGTCGCCCCGGGCTTGGCTCGAGAGCTGGCGACCGAGCTCGCAGCACTGGAAGCAGCCTGGCCGCGGGACCTGCCGACCGGCGTCTGCCATGCCGACCTGTTCCCGGACAATGTGTTCTTCCGCGACGAGGCGGTCTCGGGCGTCATCGATTTCTATTTCGCCTGCACCGAGGCGCTGGCCTACGACCTGGCGATCTGCCTCAACGCCTGGTGCTTCGATGACGAGGCGCGCTTCAATCCAGTGAAGGCGACGGCCCTCGTCCAGGCCTACCAGGCGCGCCGCCCGTTGAGCGAGGCCGAGCGCCGGGCGCTGCCGATCCTCGCCCGCGGCAGCGCGCTTCGCTTCCTTTTGACCCGGCTCTACGACTGGCTGAACCAGCAGCCGGGCGCGCTCGTCCGCCCCAAGGATCCGCGCGAATATCTCCAGAAACTCCGGTTCCACCGAACCGTCAGGCATGCGGAAGATTATGGACTCTGA
- a CDS encoding potassium/proton antiporter, translating into MEQAHELVFIGSLLLLAGIVAGMLSTRVGAPLLLAFLGLGMVAGDDGLGLHFASTSTAYLIGSAALALILFDGGLHTRRRVFRLALGPSVVLASVGVAVTATVAGAAAVFLLQLGWLQGLLIGAIVSSTDAAAVFLLLHQRGRDINERVAATLETEAGFNDPFAVFLTTTLVTLASGHGDQSFAELLYYLAREALLGAAIGVGGGMLLVQLVNRLTLAGGLQPILAMAAALCLFAGTQLIDGSGFLAVYLAGLIAGNSRLKSSQTILRFHEGMAWLSQLVLFIMLGLLVTPHRLLPQAPAALGVALVVILAARPLAVWICLTPFRFTVQERLFIAWVGLRGAVPIFLAMIPTLARLPHSEVYFHVAFLVVLASLVLQGWTVAPAARWLRLEMPSDKRHGHRLDLEIAAAGSREISAYRVPAGAPALDRSFEQLPLPRRTRIIAVLRDGVVMNRAQLDRLQPNDVVLALTPPETLEMLDKLFAERRGPLAETALGDFVLDPNVPMATVVDLYGLPATLSDRAKTVGVFLRQRIGRRPVIGDRIHLGLVDLIVRALDDDRITEIGVVLEPERDPLDSVSIRRRLKRLAGGARRVVRRRRAAAGAGGPHSS; encoded by the coding sequence ATGGAGCAGGCGCACGAGCTCGTGTTCATCGGTTCGCTGCTGCTGCTGGCGGGCATCGTCGCCGGCATGCTGTCGACCCGCGTGGGCGCCCCGTTGCTGCTGGCCTTCCTGGGGCTGGGCATGGTCGCGGGTGACGACGGCCTCGGCCTGCATTTCGCCTCGACCAGCACCGCCTATCTGATCGGCAGCGCCGCGCTGGCGCTCATCCTGTTCGACGGCGGCCTGCATACGCGCCGGCGGGTGTTCCGGCTGGCGCTCGGACCATCCGTCGTGCTGGCGAGCGTCGGCGTCGCGGTCACCGCGACGGTCGCCGGGGCCGCCGCCGTGTTCCTGCTGCAGCTGGGCTGGCTCCAGGGCTTGCTGATCGGCGCGATCGTGTCCTCGACCGACGCGGCGGCCGTGTTCCTGCTGCTGCACCAGCGCGGCCGCGACATCAACGAGCGCGTCGCCGCCACGCTCGAGACCGAGGCCGGCTTCAACGATCCGTTCGCCGTGTTCCTGACGACGACGCTCGTCACGCTGGCGTCAGGCCATGGCGACCAGTCCTTCGCCGAGCTCTTGTACTATCTCGCGCGCGAGGCGCTGCTGGGGGCCGCGATCGGTGTCGGCGGCGGCATGCTGCTGGTGCAGCTCGTCAACCGGCTGACGCTCGCCGGCGGGCTGCAGCCGATCCTCGCCATGGCGGCCGCCCTCTGCCTGTTCGCCGGGACCCAGCTCATCGACGGCTCGGGCTTCCTTGCCGTCTATCTGGCCGGGCTCATCGCCGGCAACAGCCGCTTGAAATCGAGCCAGACCATCCTGCGCTTCCATGAGGGCATGGCATGGCTGAGCCAGCTCGTGCTGTTCATCATGCTGGGTCTGCTGGTGACGCCGCACCGCCTGCTGCCCCAGGCGCCGGCCGCCCTCGGCGTGGCGCTGGTCGTGATCCTCGCCGCCCGGCCGCTCGCGGTCTGGATCTGCCTCACGCCGTTCCGCTTCACGGTGCAGGAGCGCCTGTTCATCGCCTGGGTCGGCCTGCGCGGCGCCGTGCCGATCTTCCTCGCCATGATCCCGACGCTGGCGCGCCTGCCACATTCCGAGGTCTATTTCCACGTCGCCTTCCTGGTCGTGCTCGCCTCGCTCGTGCTGCAGGGCTGGACCGTGGCGCCGGCCGCGCGCTGGCTTCGGCTCGAAATGCCGAGCGACAAGCGGCATGGCCACCGGCTCGACCTGGAGATCGCAGCTGCCGGATCGCGCGAGATCTCGGCCTATCGCGTGCCGGCTGGAGCCCCTGCGCTCGACCGTTCGTTCGAGCAGCTGCCGCTGCCCCGGCGCACGCGCATCATCGCGGTGCTGCGCGACGGCGTGGTGATGAACCGGGCCCAGCTCGACCGGCTGCAGCCGAATGACGTGGTGCTGGCGCTGACGCCGCCCGAGACGCTGGAGATGCTGGACAAGCTATTCGCCGAACGGCGCGGACCGCTCGCCGAGACGGCGCTTGGCGACTTCGTGCTCGACCCGAACGTGCCCATGGCGACGGTCGTCGATCTCTATGGTCTGCCGGCGACGCTCAGCGACCGTGCCAAGACGGTCGGTGTGTTCCTACGCCAGCGCATCGGCCGCCGCCCGGTGATCGGCGACCGGATCCATCTGGGCCTGGTCGACCTGATTGTGCGCGCGCTCGACGACGACCGCATCACGGAGATCGGCGTCGTGCTGGAGCCGGAGCGCGACCCGCTCGACAGCGTCAGCATCCGGCGGCGCCTGAAGCGGCTGGCCGGCGGCGCCCGGCGCGTGGTGAGACGGCGCCGCGCCGCCGCGGGGGCGGGCGGCCCCCACAGCAGCTAA
- the cls gene encoding cardiolipin synthase: MYVLELLSHVGGHLLAEAHLLLAAAVTLHVLLRKRDIGGSIGWIGVAWFAPFLGTVLYLVFGINRVTRRAHRLRARRPWRASDGQLVPQVERSDHLGPLDRTARRLTRRPADGGNTVMPLRNGDDAYPQMIGAIEGARMSVALSSYIFRDDAAGRAIIAALVAAHERGVQVRVLIDGYGSGYFWAAAHSRLRRAGVPVARFLHSHLPWRMPFINLRTHKKILCIDGQTGFTGGLNIGAENLVVGNNPQQTSRELVRDMHFRVEGPVVAQLIDAFAEDWVFTTGETLAGDAWFPEPAPAGAMIARVVTSGPDQDLEKIEYLALQAIGCAERSIRIMTPYFLPDDRLLTALGLAAMRGVRVDVIVPRNSDHRVVDWAFRAQIVPLAATGARIWLSPPPFEHTKLMTVDGAWCLIGSSNWDMRSFRLNFELNMEVYDAGLVARLDRFMMAAQRRRLSARRLQKRPLPWRLRDAAARLMLPYL; this comes from the coding sequence GTGTACGTCCTCGAACTCCTCAGCCATGTCGGCGGGCACCTGCTCGCCGAGGCGCATCTGCTGCTGGCCGCGGCAGTGACGCTCCATGTGCTGCTGCGCAAGCGCGATATCGGCGGCTCGATCGGCTGGATCGGCGTCGCCTGGTTCGCGCCCTTCCTTGGCACCGTGCTCTACCTGGTGTTCGGCATCAACCGCGTGACCCGCCGTGCCCACCGGCTGCGCGCCCGCCGGCCCTGGCGGGCCTCGGATGGCCAATTGGTGCCGCAGGTCGAGCGCAGCGACCATCTGGGGCCGCTCGACCGCACCGCCCGCCGCCTGACCCGCCGTCCGGCCGACGGCGGCAACACGGTGATGCCGCTCCGGAACGGCGACGACGCCTATCCCCAGATGATCGGGGCGATCGAGGGCGCCCGGATGAGCGTCGCGCTGTCGAGCTACATCTTCCGCGACGACGCGGCGGGCCGGGCCATCATCGCGGCCCTCGTCGCCGCCCATGAGCGCGGCGTCCAGGTCCGCGTGCTGATCGATGGCTACGGCAGCGGCTATTTCTGGGCCGCCGCCCATAGCCGCTTGAGGCGTGCCGGCGTGCCGGTCGCGCGCTTCCTGCATTCGCACCTGCCCTGGCGCATGCCCTTCATCAACCTGCGCACGCACAAGAAGATCCTGTGCATCGACGGGCAGACGGGCTTCACCGGCGGGCTCAACATCGGGGCGGAGAACCTGGTCGTCGGCAACAATCCCCAACAGACTTCGCGCGAGCTCGTGCGCGACATGCATTTCCGCGTCGAGGGACCGGTCGTGGCCCAGCTGATCGACGCCTTTGCCGAGGATTGGGTATTCACGACCGGCGAGACGCTCGCCGGCGACGCCTGGTTCCCGGAGCCGGCGCCGGCCGGTGCCATGATCGCGCGCGTCGTCACGTCCGGTCCCGACCAGGACCTGGAAAAGATCGAATATCTGGCGCTGCAGGCGATCGGCTGCGCCGAGCGGTCGATCCGGATCATGACGCCCTATTTCCTGCCCGACGACCGGCTCTTGACGGCGCTCGGCCTTGCGGCGATGCGCGGCGTGCGGGTCGACGTCATCGTACCGCGCAACAGCGACCACCGAGTCGTCGACTGGGCCTTCCGTGCGCAGATCGTGCCGCTCGCGGCGACCGGCGCGCGCATCTGGCTGAGCCCGCCGCCGTTCGAACACACCAAGCTCATGACCGTGGACGGGGCCTGGTGCCTGATCGGCAGCTCGAACTGGGACATGCGCAGCTTCCGCCTGAACTTCGAGCTGAACATGGAGGTCTATGACGCGGGCCTCGTCGCTCGGCTCGACCGGTTCATGATGGCGGCCCAGCGCCGGCGCCTGAGCGCCCGCCGCCTGCAGAAACGCCCACTGCCCTGGCGGCTGCGCGACGCCGCCGCGCGGCTCATGCTGCCGTATCTGTAG
- a CDS encoding F0F1 ATP synthase subunit B family protein has protein sequence MELFHEVEFWIAIAFVVAVAILIKQAAPGIIGSLDARAARIKEEIEEAKRLRAEAEATLAEYQRKQRDALAEAQSIVARAKEDAERIGRETEAELEAALRRREASTMDKIAQAEAKALAEVRHVAVDVAIEATRALLREQLDPQRGSKLIDDAIQELPKRLH, from the coding sequence ATGGAACTGTTCCACGAAGTCGAGTTCTGGATCGCGATCGCCTTCGTGGTGGCAGTTGCGATCCTGATCAAGCAGGCCGCCCCTGGCATCATCGGCAGCCTCGATGCCCGTGCGGCGCGGATCAAGGAAGAGATCGAGGAGGCGAAGCGGCTCCGGGCCGAAGCCGAGGCGACGCTCGCCGAGTATCAGCGCAAGCAGCGTGATGCGCTGGCCGAGGCGCAGAGCATCGTCGCCCGTGCCAAGGAAGATGCCGAGCGCATCGGCCGCGAGACCGAGGCCGAGCTCGAGGCGGCGCTGCGCCGCCGCGAAGCGTCGACCATGGACAAGATCGCCCAGGCCGAGGCCAAGGCGCTCGCCGAAGTCCGCCATGTCGCCGTCGACGTGGCGATCGAGGCGACCCGGGCCCTGCTGCGCGAGCAGCTCGACCCGCAGCGCGGCTCGAAGCTGATCGACGACGCGATCCAGGAACTGCCGAAGCGGCTGCACTAG
- a CDS encoding F0F1 ATP synthase subunit B family protein translates to MPQLDPTSFSPQLIWLAITFVVLFFLMAKVALPRVGAAIERRKDQIDGDLDRATKLKAEIDIVIQAYERALAEARAQANATVNETKERMAEIAAKRQQAAIAALTEKTKTAESRIAAAKADALANVRTIAIDASRAAASRLIGDEIDEARIGATVDQVMKGRA, encoded by the coding sequence ATGCCCCAACTCGACCCGACATCGTTTTCGCCGCAGCTCATCTGGCTCGCGATCACGTTTGTCGTCCTTTTCTTCCTGATGGCCAAGGTGGCCCTGCCGCGCGTCGGCGCCGCCATCGAGCGCCGCAAGGATCAGATCGACGGCGACCTCGACCGGGCGACCAAGCTCAAGGCCGAGATCGACATCGTCATCCAGGCCTATGAGCGGGCGTTGGCCGAGGCGCGCGCGCAGGCCAATGCCACGGTCAACGAGACCAAGGAACGCATGGCCGAGATTGCCGCCAAGCGGCAGCAGGCGGCGATCGCGGCCCTGACCGAGAAGACCAAGACCGCGGAAAGCCGCATCGCCGCCGCCAAGGCCGATGCGCTTGCCAACGTCCGCACCATCGCGATCGACGCATCCCGCGCGGCCGCGTCACGGCTGATCGGTGACGAGATCGACGAGGCCCGGATCGGCGCCACGGTCGACCAAGTGATGAAGGGCCGCGCCTGA
- a CDS encoding ATP synthase subunit C family protein encodes MDVQAARYIGAGLAVIALMGVGVGIGNIFATLISSIARNPASRNQVFGVGILGFALTEAVALFALLIAFLILFA; translated from the coding sequence ATGGACGTTCAAGCCGCTCGCTATATCGGTGCAGGCCTCGCCGTCATCGCCCTGATGGGTGTCGGTGTCGGTATCGGCAACATCTTCGCCACGCTGATCAGCTCGATCGCCCGCAATCCCGCCTCGCGCAACCAGGTCTTCGGCGTCGGCATTCTGGGCTTCGCGCTGACCGAAGCCGTGGCGCTGTTCGCGCTCCTGATCGCGTTCCTGATCCTCTTCGCCTAA
- a CDS encoding F0F1 ATP synthase subunit A encodes MADSPLEQFKIERLADIHIAGYDASFTNSSLLMCIAVVAITAFLVLSSARSALVPGRWQSMAELAYEFIANMVQENAGTAGMKYFPWVFSIFMFVLFGNLLGMIPYSFTFTSHIVVTFALAAMVFITVTIVAFARHGLHFFSFFFPHGAPVAMAPLIVPIEVLSYLSRPVSLSIRLFANMMAGHTMLFVFGTFTVALGIFGIAPFAVNIALILFEFLVAVLQAYVFTILTCLYLKDAIELH; translated from the coding sequence GTGGCTGATAGTCCGCTCGAGCAGTTCAAGATCGAACGTCTGGCCGACATCCATATCGCCGGCTATGACGCGTCCTTCACCAATTCCTCGCTGCTGATGTGCATCGCCGTCGTCGCGATCACCGCGTTCCTGGTGCTGAGCAGCGCCAGGTCGGCGCTGGTGCCGGGCCGTTGGCAGTCGATGGCCGAGCTCGCCTACGAGTTCATTGCCAACATGGTGCAGGAAAACGCCGGCACCGCGGGCATGAAGTATTTCCCGTGGGTGTTCTCGATCTTCATGTTCGTGCTGTTCGGCAATCTGTTGGGCATGATCCCGTACAGCTTCACCTTCACCAGCCACATCGTCGTGACCTTCGCGCTCGCCGCCATGGTGTTCATCACCGTGACGATCGTCGCGTTCGCGCGTCACGGGCTGCATTTCTTCAGCTTCTTCTTCCCCCACGGCGCGCCCGTTGCGATGGCGCCGCTGATCGTGCCGATCGAGGTCCTCTCGTACCTCTCGCGCCCGGTCAGCCTCTCCATCCGACTGTTCGCCAACATGATGGCCGGCCACACGATGCTGTTCGTGTTCGGCACCTTCACCGTGGCGCTCGGCATCTTCGGCATCGCGCCGTTCGCGGTGAACATCGCGCTCATCCTGTTCGAGTTCCTGGTTGCGGTCCTGCAAGCTTATGTCTTCACGATCCTGACCTGCCTTTATCTCAAGGACGCGATCGAGCTGCACTAA
- a CDS encoding AtpZ/AtpI family protein, whose protein sequence is MPHSDKPDPLEGLAARIEQARSRRQARTEGSGPPDESSGRFLSVAMRIGVELVAALVVAMGAGWLLDRWLGTRPWLMIVFFFLGSAAGIMNVYRAVNGLGLGAGYRPPDDEGRE, encoded by the coding sequence ATGCCGCATTCTGACAAGCCCGACCCGCTCGAGGGGTTGGCGGCCCGCATCGAACAAGCGCGCAGCCGCCGGCAGGCTCGAACGGAAGGAAGCGGACCCCCGGACGAATCTTCCGGCCGTTTCTTGAGCGTGGCGATGCGGATCGGTGTCGAGCTGGTGGCGGCCTTGGTTGTCGCCATGGGGGCGGGCTGGCTGCTGGATCGGTGGCTCGGCACGCGGCCGTGGCTGATGATCGTGTTTTTCTTTCTGGGATCCGCGGCCGGCATCATGAATGTCTACCGCGCGGTCAACGGTCTGGGTCTGGGGGCGGGCTATCGGCCTCCGGACGATGAGGGGCGGGAATGA